The genomic DNA CTTCCATCTTCGGGAGACCTCGACGTCTATCCGGGTAGCGACTCGCTCTGGTTGAAATTCACCGGCCTACACTCTCGTTTGCGAAGAGCCTGTTATCTTCGCGGCCATGAGTAGGGGGTGACCTAGCGGATCGTTGATAACGATTTGACCACGATCAGTTTCGATAGCCTTTTCCGTGAAAAGATGAGAAAGGCTCACCTGCCAGCGAAACGTACAACCTCTCTCATACGCAAGGATTCCCCATTGCTTTCTAAGCCATCAAAGACGAAAGTCCAGTCATTGGCAGTTCTTGCCGCCGCACTTACGGCAAGTCTGCTAGTTCAGCAGACTCCCGCCTCGGCCGACTCACTCTCACTGCTTGAAAAAAGGTAGCCAACGCAGTCCAGATTTCCAACGAGTCGAACAGTCCTGAAGACACTAGTTTTCACTCCTCGACTGTCACCCCATCGAATGCACCGCAGGAAATTAACGCGAAAGCTGACGATCTTCAAACGTCCATAGATACAGGAATGGCAGACGTCGAAATTGCGCCTGAGGTCGAAGACGGAGGGGAAATCCAAGAGGTCGAATCATCTGGAATAACCTATCAAGAGGCAGCCGACGGGGTAGTGCATCTACGCTCTCTCAAATCTAACGGTGATGTACAGTACGGATCGGTGCTAGATACGTTCGAGGGGTCAAAGGAAATAGTTTACGACATAGATCTTCCGCGTGGATCTACAATCGAGACGGATGGAAAGGCTGCCCTGGTTCTGTCCGAATCCGGAGAGTTCATTGGAGGCTTCGAGGACGCCTGGGCGTTGGACGCCGACGGGAACCCTGTCTCAACCACCTATAAGGTTGACGGGCATAGGTTAATTCAGGTCATTGACGCAGGAGCAGGTTCGCCGAAGTTCCCAATTGTCGCCGACCCCGTGTTTAAGCGGGGGATGATTAAGAAGGTGACTAAGGAAAAGTGGGAAAAGGGTGGCTGGGTCGTACAGGTCAAAGTCACCGCTGCCGCCCGGCTTCTTCGCCTGAAAAGCGTAACGGACGTTGCGATGCTTGGCTACAAAGACCTTGTTGAGCACTACCCTCGCTCAATGAAGAAGGCAACGATGCGCCAGCAGTGGGATTGCCACGTACTCGGACTCTATGGAGCTTTTACAATCGACTTGGAGGGGTACCGGAAGAGTAAACCAAACTGGCAGAAACGGAAATTAAGAAGGACGTTATTCACGCCTTTAAAAAGAAAGATGCTCGTGCCGTAGCTCGAGCGTGTAACTGGTAAGAAGAATACTGGGCGATATTTGTGAAAATACAGCGTACGCAAGCTCTCGCTACATTATTGGCTACAGTGGTTGCGTTTCTGGCATGCCTGCCGACTGACCTTTCAGCCTTGCAGGGTGAGGGGCTACCCACTGCTGCGGCATTCCCCGCGGTTGCATGGTTAGGTTTAATCGTGGCAGTTAGTGTGTTAATCAACTTTCTTTTCGGTGATCCACTGGAGGGTACGGTAGTCAAGCAATGGGGAGTCGGTGTTTCTGTTCCTTTAATACTCTCGCCCGTGTTCACGGTATTTTGGATACTCTTATTAGCCGATGCCGGATCCGTCCCAGCTGCCCCTAGTGTGTTGATCTACTTGGAGCCCGTGGTAGGTATTGTGCTGTTAATTCTTACTGTCACAGTGCGCGGGCGAAGGCCTATCACTTCCGATTGAGAGGGTTAGAAAAGGGCACGGCGCGGTTGACCCCGTTGAAGTGTCAGGCCGTGTCTCCAGTGTTCGAGAGCTTCGGACTTGGAGGCACGGCCTGACTCGTCTGCAGGTGGGGTTCGCCTGCTCACAGACCGCTGGGGATCGGCACCACCTGATCGCCGATCATCAGCACGAGCCCCAGACCCAGCATCGTGATCCCGAGCGCGTAGGCCAGCGGCAGCTGGCGTGCGACATCGACGTAGCCGGGGTCCGGACGCCTCAGCAGTCTCGCCAGACGCCGGCGCAGCCCCTCCCACAGCGCGCCGACGATGTGGCCGCCGTCGAGCGGCATCACCGGCAGGAGGTTGAAGATGCCAATGAAGAGGTTGAACCCGCCCACGAGCAGACCCATCATCGCGACCTTGTTGCTGGTGTCGATGCCTGCGGTCGTCGTGGAGGTGATCTCGCCGGCAAGACGCGAGCCACCGACCACCGACATCGGACCCTCGGGGTCCCGTTCTTGGACGCCGGCGATCGCCCCGGCCACGTTCCAGACCTTCACCGGCAGCTGCACGATGCCCTCGGCTGCACTCATGGTCATCTCGCCCATCCGCTGCAAGGTGTAGATCGGACCGCCGCGGGTGACCACGGTGTGGCCGACCGGCTCGACACCCAGGAACCCGACCGTCGTGAGCTCGCCCTCGCTCGTGAGGTCGCGCTGCATCGTCGTGGTGCGGGTCGCAGCGAGCATGCGCTCCTGGCCGTCGCGGACCACGGTGATGATCAGCCGATCATCGCCGTTGCTCCGAACCACCTGCTGGACCTCGTCCCAGGTCGACACGGCCTGACCATTCAGTGCGGTGATCTCGTCGCCGGCGAGCAGACCCGCCTGCTTGGCCGGCGAGGGTGGATCCTCCGCGGTGCAGGTGCTGCGACCCTCCGTCTCAGGGATCACGCATTGACGGCTCTTCGCAGTTGAGGGTGTAGCCGGGAGTGCGACTGCAGGATCGGATGTCACCGGATCATGCAGCAGACCTGGGGGTACGACCCTGCGCGGGAGAACCATCTCTGTACCGAACCCGGTACTCGACAGAGCCCATGCGCGTGCAACTATGGAGGAATGAGCGGGAAGCAGAAGATCATGGTGGACGGAGAGACGTTCATCGTCACGCGTCGTGGCAGAGGCATCTACAACTACGAGTGGGTCAGCGGACCCAACTCCGGGTACGGCTTCTCGAGCGCCAGCCACCCGGCCGCCGATCGCGCCGACGAGGAGCATCGAGAGTCAGTCCGCGACTTCCTCACCGAGATCGACCCCGATACCGGTTACCTGCGCGATACCTGACTCCAAGTGGCTCTTCGGAATAAAGGGGCTCTTCGCAGTTGAGGCTGCAGAACCGGTGCGCGTCGCTACACAGAAACAGGTCGAGGCCTTTCGAAGATGGAAGTTCCTACACAAACCATCCGAAAGACCTCGACGTGCCCCACCTTACGTTCTCCACCCCTGACCTCACCACGTTCTGCCACCTCGACACACTCGGCCTGCACTGCACGGGCCAACACGTCACCGATTCAGAAACAGTTCTCCTATGCACCCCAACGACCGACGATAACGGGTGTTACCGATGTGGCGGGCACGGCAGGCCGCGGGACACCGTGACCCGGAAGTTGGCTCACGAACCCTTCGGGCACCGCCCCACCACCCTGCTCATCCGACTTCGACGCTAGGGACTGCTGAAGGTTTGGTTGACTCCGGGGTTTACGCCGCCAGGGCGACGGCCTTGTGATGAACAAGCTCGTATTCAACCGGGGTCAGTTTACCCAAACGCCGTTGCCGACGCTTGCGGTGATAGGTCCGCTCGACCCAGTGCACGATCGCTGTCCGCAACCTAGCTCGCGTGTCCCAACGGCCCCGGTCGAGGACGTTCTTCTGCAGCACGGCGAAGAACGATTCCATCGCCGCATTATCACCGGCAGCACCGACCCGACCCATCGATCCGACGAGCCCATAATGCCGTAAGGCCTGCTGGAACTTCCGAGAACGAAATTGCGACCCGCGGTCCGAGTGGACCACGCAGCCGGCCACGACGCCAGCCCCGCCACGGCGGGCTACAGCATCGTCAATCGCTTCCACAGCCAGCCGGGATTTCATTCTCGCATCGATGGCATAGCCAACGATCCTATTGCTGAACACATCCTTGACCGCACACATGTACAGCTTGCCCTCACTGGTGTGATGCTCGGTGATGTCGGTCAACCACAACTCGTTGATTGCTGAGGATGAGAAGTCGCGTTCGACGAGGTCATCACACACCGGCGGGCCAGGCTTCTTACCGTGTTTCCGAGCTCGTTTGATCGTGTGGGAGAACAGTTCCTGCTGCGAGCACAATCGCCACACACGACGTTCTGACGCCTCGTGCCCGGACGCCCGGAGTTCATCAGCGATGAACCGGTGCCCGAATTCCGGGTCGTCCATGTGCACGTCGTAGGCGGCATTGATCACGTGCGCTTCGTCCCAGTCCCGAGCCGAGACCGGATTTGCGCACCACTTGTAGAACCCTTGCTTCGTAAAGCCGAGCACCCGAAAGGTCACCGCCACCGGTACTCCGGTGGAAGCAAGGTCGCGGACCAGCGGGTACATCATTTTGGGTGGTTGCCACCAAGTTTCAGATTCGCTTGCGAGAGATACGCTGCAGCCTCGCGGAGAATTTTGTTCTCTCGTTCAAGTGGATCGCCCCGGGTGTGGTGGAGGGCTTGATTCAACCGAGAGGATAGGAACATGCCCGCACCGAGTAAGTACCCTGCAGAAGTCCGTGACCGTGCCGTACGCATGGTCAACGAGAAGCTGACCAACGATCCGGCCCTGGCCGTGAGCACCGCGTGCCGACTGGTCGGTGAACAGATCGGAATCAACAAAAACACCCTCCGCAATTGGGTGAAGCAAAACCATGTGGATTCTGGCAAAACGCCAGGAATGACAACCGATGACAAGCACCGCATCACGGAGTTGGAAAAGGAGATCCGAGAACTGCGGCGGGCAAATGAGATTTTGCGGAAAGCGAGTGCGTATTTTGCCCAGGCGGAGCTCGACCGCCGCTGACGAATATCGATGATTTCATCGATGATAATCGTGACGAATTCGGAGTCGAGCCGATCTGTCGTGTCCTTTCCGGTACCGGGGTGCAGATCGCTGCGAGTTCATATTATGCCAGGAAGTCCCGCCCGGTCTCGGAGCGGGAACGCTCTGATGCCGTGTGGGATGAACGGATTCAGAAAGTTCATTCCGATAATCGCGGATTGTTTGGAGCACGGAAAATCTGGGTCATGCTCCGCCGGCTCTATCCCGACGAGCCGATCGCCAGGTGCACCGTCGAACGACGCATGCGCGCTCTGGGGCTGGCAGGGGTGAGCAACGCCCGGGCGACGACTACGACATGGCAGTCCAAGACCGCCTCGTACCCGAGTGACCTCGTCCAGCGGGATTTCACCGCCGATGCTCCTGACACTCGCTGGGTCGCCGATATCACCTATGTGCCGACGTGGAGTGGTTTCGTCTATGTCGCTTTCGTGATGGATTTGTTTTCCCGCATGATTGTTGGGTGGCGAGTCGATACGACTTTGCGGACCGATTTGGCGCTGGATGCTCTCGAGCACGCGTTATGGGAAAGGAAACGAAAAACCAGGAATACCGGCCAATTAATTCACCATTCAGACAAGGGAAGCCAATATGTTTCCATTGCTTACACAGAGCGACTACGCGAATCTGGAATAGAAGCCTCGGTCGGCTCGACGGGTGATTCTTATGATAATGCCGCAGCCGAAGCGTTAAACAAACTATTTAAGAAAGAGGTGGTGTGGCGCGAAGGTCCGTGGACTGGTCGTGATGCTGTGGAATTCGCGACTTTGGAGTGGGTGCATTGGTATAACAACACCCGCCCACATTCGTACTGCAAGGACCTCGCTCCAGCGCAGCTCGACGAACACTACTACACTGAAGCCAGCCGGTCAGAGGTGGCTGGCGTACCGTTATGAGCTCTCCACTGAACTGGGGGCGATCCAAACCCGGACAA from Brevibacterium sp. JSBI002 includes the following:
- a CDS encoding IS3 family transposase (programmed frameshift): MPAPSKYPAEVRDRAVRMVNEKLTNDPALAVSTACRLVGEQIGINKNTLRNWVKQNHVDSGKTPGMTTDDKHRITELEKEIRELRRANEILRKASAYFCPGGARPPLTNIDDFIDDNRDEFGVEPICRVLSGTGVQIAASSYYARKSRPVSERERSDAVWDERIQKVHSDNRGLFGARKIWVMLRRLYPDEPIARCTVERRMRALGLAGVSNARATTTTWQSKTASYPSDLVQRDFTADAPDTRWVADITYVPTWSGFVYVAFVMDLFSRMIVGWRVDTTLRTDLALDALEHALWERKRKTRNTGQLIHHSDKGSQYVSIAYTERLRESGIEASVGSTGDSYDNAAAEALNKLFKKEVVWREGPWTGRDAVEFATLEWVHWYNNTRPHSYCKDLAPAQLDEHYYTEASRSEVAGVPL
- a CDS encoding M50 family metallopeptidase, translating into MIPETEGRSTCTAEDPPSPAKQAGLLAGDEITALNGQAVSTWDEVQQVVRSNGDDRLIITVVRDGQERMLAATRTTTMQRDLTSEGELTTVGFLGVEPVGHTVVTRGGPIYTLQRMGEMTMSAAEGIVQLPVKVWNVAGAIAGVQERDPEGPMSVVGGSRLAGEITSTTTAGIDTSNKVAMMGLLVGGFNLFIGIFNLLPVMPLDGGHIVGALWEGLRRRLARLLRRPDPGYVDVARQLPLAYALGITMLGLGLVLMIGDQVVPIPSGL